The genomic DNA GGACCACGACCCAACGAGATTTCACCGATATCGACCCGATCGAGACggaggccatcaagaagaTATCCGGTTCCCAGTCTAGAGCGTTCTACGGCACAATAAAGATCCAGCAGAACGTGTACGGTTTCTTTAAGGTCGATAAGAGGAAGCGCGTGCTCGACGCTGTGCACGTGGACAACCCTCCCGTCATCAGGTACGGGAAGGGCATGTGGCTCGACATACCCAAGAAGGCCTTGCAAATCCTCGCGGACAGACGTCTGCACATTGCCGCGTCCATCCACGCGGCGGAGcacgccatcctcagccTTATGCCCAACTTCGTCATCAGCTTACCCGGCGACGTCCGGACAGAATGCAAGGTCGCGCTGAAGGAGTTCGCCAAAAAGGAGTCACAGAGGAAGAGGCCCGGGCGGCTGACATTCTACGACGCCAAGGGGGGCGCCAGCGGGTCGGGGATCAGCACCAAGGCGTTCGAACACATTGatcatcttcttcagcaAGCGCTCAAGCGGGTCGAGAACTGTTTCTGCGAGAACGGGTGTCGAGAGTGCGTGGCGTCGGACTTGTGCAAGCAAGCCAACGAGGTGATGAGTAAGGCGGGTAGCCAAGTCATTCTCAAGACGCTGCTGAACCTCGAGGTTGATATTGAGGCATTGCCAATGGGGCCTGAGGAGTACAGCCCGGCGGGCATCGAGACCATTGTCGTTGCTCAGACTGTGCCGCCAAAGGACCGAGAAAATTTTGGGTTAGTTGATATCAAAGAGGAGGAGTTTGAGGACCGTGATACGGTGCTATTggaagaggccgagacgTGGACTGGCGAGCACAGCGAAGGATGATCACTCGCCAGTGTTCATCCCCAGTCGGAATGAGTATTTGAtagaccccccccccggcccgCGGCCTGCATAGGACAATCTGTCCGTTTGAGGTATTCGTGTACGGAATGCGACCAACTTGACGAAGTTCGGATCATGTATGGACGTTTCGTCAATCCGAAATGGTGGAATGTAATTAGGAAAGAAGGATAGGCTAAGATGAATTGGCTTGTTCCCTCACCAGAACCACTTTACCTGATGTCCGTCTGGTCTCGCTGATGTCAAGGGGAGAGAGTACTGAAGCTATCAAGTAGGGATGGGTGAAGACTGTCGCCCCTGACGTTTACTCCCGTTCTAATACAACCCTGTTCCTTGTTTCTCAAGAAGTGATTATTTGGACACCAAACAGGGGTTATGTTCTAGTGTAGACATACAACTTTTTTGTTTCTTGTTGGGTTTTTAAAAAGAATTGGGCAAGCCCCAGGCTGGAGGCATCAACCATGGCAAGAAGGCCCTCCACCACCAGTATGGTCGACGTAGCTTCACACCTTGGGTTCTTAATACGCTGGAGTAAATCCACAAGTCCCAAAGATCCCTTGAATTACATTCCAGTTAAGGACTAACCTATcaggcgtcctcggcgcctgTTCACCCAGATATCTCCGTGCCTTTTTTTTACTCACATACGAGCACCCTCTTTTTCACTTCCATCTCCCCTGTAATTAAACTTTTTCTCAGTACTAGTTCATCTCAACAAACAGAATGTGAGCCTGTGCACATCGTTGATAGGAACATGTACTGACAcccgtcaaagacgaatTCAAAGTCGACCAGGCCAGCCACATTCGCAGCACTTTGCCCCACCGATCCTGGGAGATATCTAATTCGACGATACCGAGCCTGGGCCTCCGTCTCGTCAGGTCAGGTAGGATGCTACTTCAGATCTATGACGGGGCGAATTTTTCAACAGCGGAAGGACGAACGTTGGCATCTGGAGGTTTATTCAGACACGTCACTCTGGATGGGAACGCTTTCAGCGTGGTGCACACCTTACTTGCTCCTAAGGAGCAGTCACCCAACTTGGTCCGACGGGCAAGATCTGGGCTAGTTATCCAGGTGCCAGGCTCATGTAGCTTCCTTACATGACTACCGGGCCAGCTCCATCAGGCCAGGCCGTGCAGCTTCTGGAGTGGCGGGTTGCGAGCATCCGCCGTCAGGGAGAAACATCATTGGTTGGCGATCGGTGCAATGCCGCCATAGACGAGATCCATGTGCCTGACCATTGTGGCAACTCTCTCGTCATTAGCATCACTTGGATTTCGGCGTCTCAGTCTCGACTCTCGGGGGGTGGTTGTTAAATTTCTTGCCCGTTGGTGCAGCCTTTCTCTGTCCTTTTTCTCGTGGGGCTTCGCATCTGAGGGGGGATCGTAATCAGGGCATGTGGCACATGATCGAGAAGCAGAAGTTGAAGGGGTTTTATGAAATAGAGGCCGCCAGATGTCAACCAGAAAACACAAGGCAAGACTGATTGTGCTCCTGAGCAAGATCAAACAAGATGTGCCCAAGGACGACTAAGTGATGGAGGGGAGAGGATGAAAAAAGCTTTTGCCAAGGGATGGCAAGATGGGATGTTTTGTCCGCGTCGGGGGTtggaggtggaggtggagaTGGATGTGCGACAGGCGGCTCAGCCTCAGCCCTTGGGACGGTCGTGGCATCCATCTGCTTGGCATCCGTTGCAGTTGATCAGCCAAGGAAAGACATCTGGGGCGTGTTGCAGTTTGATGCAGTGGCACAGCCCTCCGCCTCCCTACAAGTACGTCTGCTGCATAACTTTGCCCAGATGCCAGAATCCTCGGCACTCGATTGTCTTGCGGGCGTTGACGGGAGCGGGCGTTTTAGGGAAAGGAGAGAGGAATCAAGGGCACACCTGGAATGGTCGGCCAGCGAATGATgacggccaagaagaacaagTGTCAAGGTTTTTGTATGACAAGACTTGGCAAGCAGCATCACCGACGGATGCACAACATCAAGGCAGGCCCGAAGGGGGAGACGTGGTCGGTTGGCGTTGCATTGGTGGAAAGCTTCGCGGCCGGGTTCCGCAGGGGTCTGGAAATATGTGACGTCGTTGGGCTTGCTTACTTACGATGTATTTACCCACCACCTGTTCACAACGCAGCAACGCAACGAGAAGGAACAACAACGTCAACATCATTCGAATCTGCAGGGCCTCTCTGCGCATGTGTGTAAGCGCctgtgcgtgtgtgtgtgtgtgtgtgtgtgtgtgtgtgtgtttgtttgtttgggTGTGTCTGAGACTCCCTCCCGTTCCATCTATCTTTCTAaccctttccctctcctctaCGTGGAAACTGCCGCCTCATCCCTTGCTTTGCAACACGTATGAAGGAAACACAACTCGCGCGTCTGCCTCATCTCATCTCGCACACACACGAGCAGCAAAAGTATCGGCCAGTTGAAGTTTCACGGGTTTTCGGGCGAGCCTTGGGGCGCACGCTGCCGGGTTGTACCCATACACCCGATACAAGCATCCGACTCGTCGACTCGTCCAACAATGCACAGGGATCCTGTCAGAGGGTCTTGGCATGACAGCAAGCTTGGCCGTGCCTTGATTCACGCACACCAGGCTCATCCTCGTCGGATGGTTCTCCAGTGCATGCATGCGTGTTCGCATCTCTGGCTCTTTTGCTCTCTCGCGCCCTCAATCTGTGACCGCATCTTGTAGGCCCTCGGCTGTGAAAAGTTAAAGCGTATCGAGTGGTTCCCTGGAGggctcctccccccctccctttttGGCGCCTCTTGGCAACCTAAACAGCTGCGATGCCGAATGTGTTGGGAGACGTTCTTCACTTCGAATTGACGGGTTGAAGTACCGGTTCTATTACCTCTCGTTCCGCGGCAGCAACACCAAGAGAACCTGGCATCCATTCCCCTCACACCGACCGTCAACTAACAGCAGCGGCAGAAGCAGCAACCACGAGAGAGGCTGATGTTGAAACGGCATCGCCCGCAATCACAGGCAGCGACCCGGCCCAGCCACCCTCCCGGACCAGATATCCCAGTTACCGCCGAGGGCCCCCTCAACCCGGGGGACTGGACCACGTTGACCAAGACTGGGAATAAGGACCCTCACTTCCCCATTTCTTAAACATCGTTGCATCTCGTTCCCCATCTCTTGGCCATTCAGCCACACTTTCAAGAGTCTTGGTATTCGGGCTGTTCCACAAATCTTCACCGTCCCGTCCCCTATCCCGGCAACACCGGTCCTGTGTACCCGCTTGGGGATACTTCTCCACGACTATTTACCCTCTCTGAATTTCCGCATTCTACGAAAAGTCGCGGCTTGTGTTTGTTTACCTCGCTCAGCGAACGTGTCGTTTTCTCCATTTAGACGTCCCGACCCGCCGTCATGTCGGCTCCCAGATCCCCGTACCGCCAGACCTATCGTCAGTCGACCGGTTCACGGCGGCGAGAACCAACCCACCCCATCGTCCCGCCCGAGAAGACACGCACTTCGGGCTACTCGGCCCGCGGGGAGCTACCAGTCCACAACGCCCGCCATCACCGAGCCCCGCCCCCGGGAAGCAAGATCAAAGTCAGGCCTTCTGGCGAAAGCGGCCGCAGAGGCTTCCATCCCCTCAAGTTCCTAAAGATAATCTGGAAATCCTCGAGTTGGGCATCGCTTCTTTGCAACGTCTTCTGGCCCGTCGTCCCCGCCGCCTTTGTCATTCGATGTAAGGCGTCCGCCATGGTTGCTGGCCCTCGTAGACACCGGCAGAGCTAACGCAACATGTCACAGACACCCGCCCCAGCGACCATGTCCTAATCTTCGTTCTCACTTACATGGCCATGATTCCCTGTGCCAACCTGGTCGGTTTCGCGGGTCAGGAGCTGTCCCGCAAGGTGAGCCACGTGTTTGGCGTGTTGATCGAGACGACGTGAGCCATctcctcactctctcacaTAATATATGCTGTGCTTGTCACTTACACGCCCGCGTTTGCAGCTTCGGGTCCATCGTCGAAATCATCCTCTTCATGGTGCTTCTGGCAGGCGACCAGTTCACCGTTATCAAAGCCGCCATTCTGGGCTCGATATTGGCGACGATGCTGCTGTGCCTGGGGATGTGCTTTATTGCTGGCGGCTTGCGACGAGATGAGGCCGAGTTCAGTGAAACGGTCAGTGAGGCCGGCAGCGGCCTGCTGCTCACGGCGTAAGTGGAATCCTAGGAGCGAATGCACACACCCCCAACGAATGCGCTGACGCCGGATGAACAGAGGTGTCGCCTTGGCCATCCCCGCCATCTTTAGCTACTCCATGGCCAAGTCGCTcacggtcgaggagctcgacagCAAGACGCTCCACATCTCGCGCATCGTCTCCGTCCTGCTCATGATAGCCTACGGCGTCTTCGTGTGGTTCCAGGCACGGACGCACCACGGCATCTATGATGCCA from Colletotrichum higginsianum IMI 349063 chromosome 3, whole genome shotgun sequence includes the following:
- a CDS encoding Calcium/proton exchanger; the encoded protein is MSAPRSPYRQTYRQSTGSRRREPTHPIVPPEKTRTSGYSARGELPVHNARHHRAPPPGSKIKVRPSGESGRRGFHPLKFLKIIWKSSSWASLLCNVFWPVVPAAFVIRYTRPSDHVLIFVLTYMAMIPCANLVGFAGQELSRKVSHVFGVLIETTFGSIVEIILFMVLLAGDQFTVIKAAILGSILATMLLCLGMCFIAGGLRRDEAEFSETVSEAGSGLLLTAGVALAIPAIFSYSMAKSLTVEELDSKTLHISRIVSVLLMIAYGVFVWFQARTHHGIYDAIFEHDEQRDHDKRKDINKPKLTLTECIIALVISIPLVTFMAIYLVEQIHPIVLRHGISDHFMGLILVPLVEKAAEHLTAVDEAWDNQMNFALSHVLGATLQTALLNGPLVVLVAWGLHKHMDMVFEVFDISMLILSILTVGNFLRDQKSNYLEGFLCVIVYLAIAVAAFYYPNPPGLGAH